CGCCTGCGCCTGCTCGGGCGGCATTTTTGATAGCTACTCGGTGCTGCAGGGCATCGACCGCATCATTCCGGTCGATGTGTACATCCCCGGCTGCCCGCCCCGCCCCGAGCAGGTGCTCGACGGCCTGATGCGCGTGCAGGACCTCGCCAAAAACGAGAGCATCCGCCGCCGCAACTCGCCCGAATACCAAGCTCTGCTAGCCTCCTATAACATTAAGTAAGCTGCTCGTAGAAAGCCCCTTAAATGGCTGACCCAACCAAAGAAGAATCGCCCGCCGCCCAGGAAACTGCCGCCGCGCTAGACCCCACCGCCCAGCAAAACGCGCAGGTGCTGGCCTTGCTGCACAGCTTGTTTGGCGAAGCTACGTTTACGGATGTGCACGAGCCCTACGGCCTGCTCACGGTGACTACCAAGCGCGAGCATATCCACAATATTGTGGCGGGCTTGCAGCAGGACGAAACGCTCAAGTTTCATTTCCTGACCACCATGTGCGGCATCAATTATCCCGAAAACCTGAATCAGGAACTCGGCATGATTTACCACCTGCACAGCCTGGTACACAACATCCGGCTGCGTCTCAAGATTTTCTTTCCGCTTGCCGACCCGGTGGTGCCTACCCTCACCGACCTATACGCCACCGCCAACTGGATGGAGCGCGAGGCCTATGATTTCTACGGCGTCATCTTCACCGGGCACCCCAACCTGCGCCGCATTCTCAACGTGGAAGATATGGATTACCATCCCATGCGCAAGCAGTACCCGCTCGAAGACGGCACCCGCGAAGATAAAACCGACCTGTTTTTCGGTCGCTAACCTCGTTTGTCATGCTGACGAAGGAAGCATCTTATCCCG
The genomic region above belongs to Hymenobacter sp. BRD128 and contains:
- a CDS encoding NADH-quinone oxidoreductase subunit C, with amino-acid sequence MADPTKEESPAAQETAAALDPTAQQNAQVLALLHSLFGEATFTDVHEPYGLLTVTTKREHIHNIVAGLQQDETLKFHFLTTMCGINYPENLNQELGMIYHLHSLVHNIRLRLKIFFPLADPVVPTLTDLYATANWMEREAYDFYGVIFTGHPNLRRILNVEDMDYHPMRKQYPLEDGTREDKTDLFFGR